A stretch of Gemmobacter fulvus DNA encodes these proteins:
- a CDS encoding DUF2125 domain-containing protein, whose protein sequence is MRALLVVVLVLGGLYGGYWFIGARAAEQGAERVFTELAARGYVAEREALSVVGFPSRFDVTVTAPRLSDPVRGIGWQAPFVQVFSLSYKPWHLIAALPNEQKLTLPGQEITIGSTRMQGSVEVSPTPSLPLKRLDGVAEGVSLRSTAGWALAAASANIAVHAQEANVQQVALRLLDLLPDQRLTALLSAQTALPERISRMDVLADVTLAGPVALSGSVLPGMEAIALREAHLIWGPMTLRASGTLRPDDLGQAEGKIDLRIEGWREGFLAAQALGLIPQQFAVAAENVLAGLAAQSGDAAVLELPLLMQNGRMMLGPVPLGAAPLLR, encoded by the coding sequence ATGCGGGCGCTTCTGGTGGTGGTTCTGGTGTTGGGCGGCCTCTATGGCGGCTATTGGTTCATCGGGGCCCGTGCGGCGGAACAGGGGGCCGAACGGGTGTTCACCGAACTGGCCGCGCGTGGCTATGTGGCCGAACGCGAGGCGCTGTCGGTGGTGGGCTTTCCCAGCCGGTTTGACGTGACCGTGACGGCACCGCGCCTGTCGGATCCGGTGCGCGGCATTGGCTGGCAAGCCCCGTTCGTGCAGGTGTTTAGCCTCAGCTATAAACCCTGGCATCTGATCGCGGCGCTGCCGAATGAGCAGAAGCTGACGCTGCCGGGGCAAGAGATCACCATCGGCTCCACCCGGATGCAGGGCTCTGTCGAGGTCAGCCCGACCCCCAGCCTGCCGTTGAAACGGCTGGATGGCGTGGCCGAAGGCGTCAGCCTGCGGTCGACGGCGGGATGGGCGCTTGCGGCGGCCTCGGCCAATATCGCCGTTCACGCGCAGGAGGCCAATGTGCAGCAGGTTGCACTGCGCCTGCTGGACCTGTTGCCGGATCAGCGGCTGACCGCGCTGCTCTCGGCGCAGACCGCCTTGCCAGAGCGGATCAGCCGCATGGATGTTCTGGCCGATGTCACATTGGCGGGGCCGGTCGCGCTCAGCGGCTCGGTGCTGCCGGGGATGGAGGCGATTGCGCTGCGCGAGGCGCATCTGATCTGGGGGCCGATGACCCTGCGGGCAAGCGGAACCCTTCGGCCCGACGATCTGGGACAGGCCGAAGGCAAGATCGACCTGCGGATCGAGGGCTGGCGCGAAGGTTTTTTGGCGGCGCAGGCGCTGGGGCTGATTCCGCAGCAATTTGCGGTGGCGGCCGAAAACGTGCTGGCGGGGCTTGCCGCGCAATCGGGGGATGCCGCGGTGCTGGAACTGCCGCTGCTGATGCAGAACGGGCGGATGATGCTGGGTCCGGTGCCGCTGGGGGCAGCGCCGTTGCTACGGTAG
- the clpA gene encoding ATP-dependent Clp protease ATP-binding subunit ClpA translates to MPSFSTTLEQAIHGALALANARRHELATLEHLLLALIDEPDAARVMKACSVDLDDLRKTLVDFIDDDLSTLVTDVEGSEAVPTAAFQRVIQRAAIHVQSSGRTEVTGANVLVAIFAERESNAAYFLQEQDMTRYDAVNFIAHGVAKDPSYGEARPVSGAEEHHETPKGEAGEAKESALSKYCVDLNVKAIKGDVDPLIGRESEVERCIQVLCRRRKNNPLLVGDPGVGKTAIAEGLALKITRGETPEILAGATIYSLDMGALLAGTRYRGDFEERLKAVVKEMEDHPDAILFIDEIHTVIGAGATSGGAMDASNLLKPALQGGKLRCMGSTTYKEFRQHFEKDRALSRRFQKIDVNEPSVPDAIKILMGLKPHFEEHHDLRYTSDAIKSAVELAARYIHDRKLPDSAIDVIDEAGAAQHLVSEGKRRKTLGTKEIEAVVAKIARIPPKTVSKDDAEVLRDLEKTLKRVVFGQDKAIVALSSAIKLARAGLREPEKPIGNYLFAGPTGVGKTEVAKQLASTLGVELLRFDMSEYMEKHAVSRLIGAPPGYVGFDQGGMLTDGVDQHPHCVLLLDEMEKAHPDVYNILLQVMDHGKLTDHNGRQVDFRNVILIMTSNAGASEMSKSAIGFGRERRTGEDTAAIERTFTPEFRNRLDAVISFAPLGKEVILQVVEKFVLQLEAQLMDRNVHIELSPEAAQWLGDKGYDDKMGARPLGRVIQENIKKPLAEELLFGRLTKGGVVRVVVKDEQIELIIEEPAKPRLTGSKPPLLTAE, encoded by the coding sequence GTGCCATCATTTTCGACCACCCTTGAACAGGCCATCCATGGCGCTCTGGCCCTTGCCAATGCGCGCCGCCACGAACTCGCAACGCTGGAGCATCTGCTGCTGGCGCTGATCGACGAACCCGATGCAGCCCGCGTGATGAAGGCCTGCTCGGTTGATCTCGATGACCTGCGCAAGACGCTGGTGGATTTCATCGATGATGATCTTTCCACGCTCGTCACCGATGTCGAAGGCTCCGAAGCCGTGCCCACCGCCGCCTTCCAGCGGGTGATCCAGCGCGCGGCGATCCATGTGCAAAGCTCTGGCCGGACCGAAGTGACCGGCGCCAATGTACTGGTTGCGATCTTTGCCGAACGCGAAAGCAATGCCGCCTATTTCCTGCAAGAGCAGGACATGACCCGCTATGACGCGGTGAATTTCATTGCGCATGGCGTGGCGAAAGATCCGTCCTATGGCGAGGCGCGCCCGGTTTCGGGGGCCGAGGAACATCACGAAACGCCGAAGGGCGAGGCGGGTGAGGCCAAGGAATCCGCGCTGTCCAAATATTGCGTCGACCTGAACGTGAAGGCGATCAAGGGCGATGTCGATCCGCTGATCGGGCGCGAATCCGAAGTGGAGCGCTGCATTCAGGTGCTGTGCCGCCGCCGCAAGAACAATCCGCTGCTGGTGGGCGATCCGGGCGTGGGCAAGACGGCGATTGCCGAAGGGCTTGCGCTCAAGATCACCCGGGGCGAGACACCCGAGATTCTGGCCGGGGCCACGATCTATTCGCTGGATATGGGCGCGCTTCTGGCGGGCACCCGCTATCGCGGCGACTTTGAAGAGCGGCTAAAAGCCGTCGTCAAGGAAATGGAAGATCACCCCGACGCCATCCTGTTCATTGACGAGATCCACACCGTGATCGGCGCCGGGGCCACCTCGGGCGGGGCGATGGATGCCTCCAACCTGCTGAAGCCCGCGCTTCAGGGCGGCAAACTGCGCTGCATGGGGTCGACCACCTACAAGGAGTTCCGTCAGCACTTTGAAAAGGACCGCGCGCTCAGCCGCCGGTTCCAGAAGATCGACGTGAACGAACCCTCGGTGCCGGATGCCATCAAGATCCTGATGGGCCTCAAGCCGCATTTCGAGGAACATCACGACCTGCGCTATACCTCGGATGCGATCAAATCCGCCGTGGAACTGGCCGCGCGTTATATCCATGACCGCAAGCTGCCCGATAGTGCGATTGACGTGATCGACGAGGCCGGGGCCGCACAGCATCTGGTCAGCGAAGGCAAACGCCGCAAGACGCTGGGCACCAAGGAAATCGAGGCAGTCGTCGCCAAGATTGCCCGTATCCCGCCGAAAACAGTGTCTAAAGACGATGCCGAAGTGCTGCGCGATCTGGAAAAAACGCTCAAACGCGTGGTGTTTGGTCAGGACAAGGCGATTGTTGCGCTGTCTTCCGCGATCAAGCTGGCACGAGCCGGCCTGCGCGAGCCGGAAAAGCCGATTGGCAACTATCTGTTCGCAGGTCCGACCGGCGTCGGCAAAACCGAAGTGGCCAAACAGCTTGCCTCCACCTTGGGCGTGGAACTTCTGCGCTTCGACATGTCGGAATACATGGAGAAACACGCCGTCTCTCGGCTGATCGGTGCGCCTCCGGGCTATGTCGGCTTCGATCAGGGCGGCATGTTGACGGATGGCGTCGACCAGCATCCGCATTGCGTGCTGCTGCTGGACGAGATGGAGAAGGCGCACCCGGATGTCTACAACATCCTGTTGCAGGTGATGGACCATGGCAAGCTGACCGATCACAACGGCCGTCAGGTTGATTTCCGCAATGTGATCCTGATCATGACCTCGAATGCCGGCGCGTCGGAAATGTCGAAATCGGCCATCGGTTTTGGCCGCGAACGGCGGACGGGCGAGGACACGGCGGCGATCGAACGCACCTTCACGCCGGAATTCCGCAACCGGCTGGATGCGGTGATCTCTTTCGCGCCGCTGGGCAAAGAGGTCATCCTGCAAGTGGTCGAAAAGTTCGTGCTGCAACTGGAAGCGCAGCTGATGGACCGCAATGTCCATATCGAGCTGAGCCCGGAAGCCGCGCAATGGCTGGGTGACAAGGGTTATGATGACAAGATGGGCGCGCGTCCGCTGGGCCGCGTGATTCAGGAAAACATCAAGAAGCCGCTGGCCGAAGAACTGCTGTTCGGGCGGCTGACCAAAGGCGGCGTGGTGCGCGTGGTGGTGAAGGATGAACAGATCGAACTGATCATCGAAGAACCGGCGAAACCGCGCCTCACCGGCTCGAAACCGCCCCTGCTCACGGCAGAATGA
- the gloB gene encoding hydroxyacylglutathione hydrolase → MPLELVTVPCLKDNYAFLIHDPGSRATAVVDVPEAAPIRAALKARNWTLTHVLLTHHHWDHIDGVADLIDGTEAKVIGAAADAHRLPPLDLALTEGDSFWVGGAEGQVIDVPGHTVGHIAFYFPQSALVFTGDSLMAMGCGRLFEGTPDQMWQSLCKLAALPPETQVCSGHEYTTSNARFAQSLEEMTPALILRLDAIARARDAGLPTVPSLLGEELATNPFLRAGTPALKAAIGMADAQDAAVFAELRARKDNF, encoded by the coding sequence ATGCCGCTTGAACTTGTGACCGTGCCCTGCCTGAAGGACAATTACGCCTTCCTGATCCACGATCCTGGCAGCCGGGCGACTGCCGTGGTCGATGTGCCCGAGGCCGCTCCGATCCGCGCGGCGCTGAAGGCCCGCAACTGGACCCTGACCCATGTGCTGCTGACCCATCACCACTGGGATCACATCGACGGCGTGGCGGATCTGATCGACGGCACCGAGGCCAAGGTGATCGGCGCCGCCGCCGATGCCCACCGCCTGCCGCCGCTGGATCTGGCGCTGACAGAGGGCGACAGCTTCTGGGTCGGCGGAGCGGAGGGTCAGGTGATCGACGTGCCGGGCCATACCGTCGGCCACATTGCCTTTTACTTTCCGCAAAGCGCGCTGGTGTTCACCGGCGACAGCCTGATGGCGATGGGCTGTGGCCGCCTGTTTGAAGGCACACCTGATCAGATGTGGCAAAGCCTGTGCAAACTGGCCGCCCTGCCGCCCGAAACCCAGGTCTGTTCGGGACATGAATACACCACCTCCAACGCACGTTTTGCGCAAAGCCTTGAAGAGATGACGCCCGCCCTTATCTTGAGGCTTGATGCGATTGCCCGTGCCCGCGATGCAGGTCTGCCGACCGTGCCCTCGCTGCTGGGCGAAGAACTGGCTACCAACCCCTTTCTGCGTGCGGGAACGCCCGCGCTGAAAGCCGCAATCGGCATGGCCGATGCACAAGATGCTGCGGTTTTTGCCGAACTTCGCGCAAGAAAGGACAATTTCTGA
- a CDS encoding prephenate/arogenate dehydrogenase family protein gives MTGSVAPAAPIYGRVALIGLGLIASSMAHAMRAGGLAGEIVGYAKSEESRAVALEIGFIDRAAATAAEAVVGADLVVLAVPVGAMGAIATEIGPHLMPGATVTDVGSVKQAVIDAVAPHIPEGVHFVAGHPIAGTEHSGPRSGFATLFQNRWWLLTPAEGTDPAATARLRHLCESMGAKVDEMDAAHHDLVLAVTSHTPHLIAYTMVGVADDLRRVTDSEVIQYSAAGFRDFTRIAASDPTMWRDVFLTNRDATLDILGRFTEELFALQRAIRLGDGDHLHAYFTRTRAIRRGIIEAGQDTSAPDFGRAQPPSGGR, from the coding sequence GTGACGGGATCTGTTGCACCCGCCGCGCCGATCTATGGTCGCGTCGCGCTGATCGGGCTGGGGCTGATCGCCTCGTCCATGGCCCATGCCATGCGGGCAGGCGGGCTTGCCGGCGAGATTGTGGGTTATGCCAAATCCGAGGAAAGCCGCGCTGTGGCGCTGGAGATCGGTTTCATCGACCGCGCCGCCGCCACGGCGGCAGAGGCGGTGGTCGGTGCCGATCTGGTGGTGCTGGCGGTGCCGGTCGGGGCGATGGGGGCAATTGCCACCGAAATCGGCCCGCATCTGATGCCCGGTGCCACCGTGACCGATGTGGGATCGGTCAAGCAGGCGGTGATTGATGCTGTCGCCCCGCATATCCCCGAAGGCGTGCATTTCGTGGCGGGCCATCCGATTGCGGGCACCGAACATTCGGGGCCGCGTTCGGGCTTTGCCACGCTGTTCCAGAACCGCTGGTGGCTGCTGACCCCGGCCGAAGGCACCGATCCGGCGGCCACCGCCCGGCTGCGCCATCTGTGCGAATCCATGGGGGCCAAGGTCGACGAGATGGATGCGGCGCATCATGATCTGGTGCTCGCCGTCACCTCGCACACCCCGCATTTGATCGCCTACACCATGGTTGGCGTCGCGGATGACCTGCGCCGGGTCACGGATAGCGAAGTTATCCAGTATTCAGCGGCGGGTTTCCGCGACTTTACGCGGATTGCCGCCAGTGACCCTACCATGTGGCGCGATGTGTTCTTGACGAACCGGGACGCGACACTGGATATTCTCGGACGGTTCACCGAAGAGCTTTTTGCGCTGCAACGGGCGATCCGGCTGGGAGACGGCGATCATCTGCACGCCTATTTCACCCGGACCCGCGCCATTCGTCGGGGAATCATCGAAGCCGGGCAAGATACCTCGGCACCGGATTTCGGGCGGGCCCAGCCGCCTTCAGGGGGACGTTGA
- a CDS encoding biopolymer transporter ExbB — MTRSSAATAPVFAQPIRQVVLMLIVLFLVIAGAWVAMPMLRGIFASNPMLNGFIGAVFLLGVVACFWQVWQLVQSVSWIVAFVQDRPGSETEAAPRILAPLAALLGPRTARMQISSSSSRSILDSVATRIDEARDITRYLGNLLIFLGLLGTFYGLATTVPAIVETIRSLAPQQGESSLDVFEKLMGGLESQLGGMGTAFSSSLLGLAGSLVVGLLDLFAGHGQNRFYRELEEWLSSITRIGLTGGEGESGDMAALAQVLDNLGGQIESLQTLFTQSDISRSLTDEQIGDLAAAISRLAARMEAEAGQTAVLLRIAEGQDRLAAALTQEDAGPHVDAESRMRLRSIDVQLLRILEEISAGRQESIADLRADLGSLTQAVRQLLRARG, encoded by the coding sequence ATGACAAGATCTTCAGCCGCCACAGCGCCGGTGTTTGCGCAGCCGATCCGTCAGGTCGTGCTGATGCTGATCGTGCTGTTCCTTGTGATCGCCGGGGCATGGGTCGCCATGCCGATGCTGCGCGGGATCTTCGCCTCGAACCCGATGCTCAACGGCTTTATCGGCGCGGTGTTCCTGCTGGGGGTGGTGGCCTGTTTCTGGCAGGTCTGGCAATTGGTGCAATCGGTCAGCTGGATCGTGGCCTTTGTGCAGGATCGCCCCGGATCGGAAACCGAGGCCGCACCGCGCATTCTGGCCCCGCTGGCCGCCCTGCTGGGGCCGCGCACCGCGCGGATGCAGATTTCCTCCAGTTCGTCGCGGTCAATCCTCGATTCCGTCGCCACCCGGATCGACGAGGCGCGTGACATCACCCGCTATCTGGGCAATCTGCTGATTTTCCTCGGACTTCTGGGCACGTTTTACGGGCTGGCCACCACGGTTCCGGCCATTGTGGAAACCATCCGCAGCCTTGCACCACAACAGGGTGAAAGCAGCCTTGATGTGTTTGAAAAGCTGATGGGCGGGCTGGAATCGCAGCTTGGCGGCATGGGCACGGCGTTTTCATCGTCCTTGCTGGGGCTTGCAGGCTCGCTGGTGGTGGGTCTGCTGGATCTGTTCGCAGGCCATGGCCAGAACCGCTTTTACCGCGAGTTGGAAGAGTGGTTGTCCTCGATCACCCGCATCGGCCTGACCGGAGGCGAAGGCGAAAGCGGCGATATGGCCGCACTGGCGCAGGTGCTGGACAATCTCGGTGGGCAGATCGAAAGCCTGCAAACCCTGTTCACCCAATCCGATATCAGCCGCAGCCTTACCGATGAACAGATCGGCGATCTGGCCGCCGCCATCAGCCGCCTTGCCGCACGGATGGAGGCCGAGGCGGGGCAAACCGCAGTCCTGCTGCGTATTGCCGAAGGGCAGGACCGGCTTGCCGCCGCCCTGACGCAGGAGGATGCAGGCCCGCATGTCGATGCCGAAAGCCGGATGCGGCTGCGCTCGATCGACGTGCAATTGCTGCGCATCCTTGAAGAGATTTCGGCCGGACGGCAGGAAAGCATCGCGGATCTGCGCGCCGATCTGGGGTCTTTGACGCAAGCGGTGCGGCAATTGCTGCGCGCGCGGGGCTGA
- a CDS encoding extensin-like domain-containing protein, with protein MKKAAALAFGLAVVANMGLAEGLTSSPLPKARPATAPLVATVSTANTVPAAVAVEVAPMLRPRPRPEGLMTAFAALTPAEPQIDEGSVVELAGTIAPSVLRPRARPDDLETAVVRVEPGKPKRKQWSLFKAAAVRTQPGNESILPKKGSVCGDPAIRGEVMAPVVSKVKGCGIAEPVRVTAIAGVKLSQAATVDCATAQAAKQWIEGGMQDAFGKNPVVQLQIAGSYTCRPRNNIRGNKISEHGRGRALDIAGFVLADGSTLSIAGDYRKSKAIKASHKAACGVFGTTLGPGSDGHHEDHLHFDVAAHRNGAYCR; from the coding sequence ATGAAGAAAGCGGCTGCGCTGGCATTCGGGCTGGCTGTTGTGGCGAATATGGGTCTGGCCGAAGGGCTGACCTCCTCGCCCCTGCCGAAAGCCCGCCCCGCAACCGCGCCGCTGGTCGCCACTGTCTCCACCGCCAATACCGTGCCTGCGGCAGTTGCCGTCGAGGTCGCGCCGATGCTGCGGCCCCGCCCGCGCCCCGAAGGGCTGATGACGGCCTTCGCCGCCCTGACCCCGGCAGAGCCGCAGATCGACGAAGGCTCTGTGGTGGAACTGGCGGGCACCATCGCGCCCTCGGTGCTGCGCCCGCGCGCGCGCCCCGATGATCTGGAAACCGCTGTGGTGCGGGTGGAGCCGGGCAAGCCCAAACGCAAACAGTGGAGCCTGTTCAAGGCTGCCGCCGTGCGGACCCAGCCGGGCAATGAAAGCATCCTGCCGAAAAAAGGCTCTGTCTGCGGGGATCCGGCGATCCGGGGCGAGGTGATGGCCCCCGTCGTGTCCAAGGTTAAAGGCTGCGGCATTGCCGAGCCGGTGCGGGTGACGGCGATTGCGGGCGTGAAGCTGAGCCAGGCCGCCACGGTCGATTGCGCCACGGCGCAGGCGGCAAAACAATGGATCGAAGGCGGGATGCAGGACGCGTTCGGCAAGAATCCGGTGGTGCAGTTGCAGATTGCGGGCAGCTATACCTGCCGCCCGCGCAACAACATCCGTGGCAACAAGATCAGCGAACATGGCCGGGGCCGGGCGCTGGATATTGCGGGCTTCGTGCTGGCCGATGGCAGCACACTGTCGATTGCGGGCGATTACCGCAAATCCAAGGCGATCAAAGCCTCGCACAAGGCCGCCTGCGGTGTCTTTGGCACCACGCTGGGGCCGGGATCGGACGGCCACCACGAAGATCACCTGCATTTCGACGTGGCCGCCCATCGCAACGGCGCTTACTGCCGCTGA
- a CDS encoding M23 family metallopeptidase, producing MIRALTVCLLAPASAGAFDLALPIDCRLGETCFIQQYMDHDPGTGAQDFTCGTLSYDTHEGTDFALPSHAAMQAGVNVLAAAAGQVRGIRDGMPDILISDPAAPPLEGRDCGNGVAIRHADGWETQYCHLKQGSVAVQNGQTVLPGTVLGQVGLSGRTEFPHLHVTLRRDGKTVDPFAPEGRTACGQVGDSLWQEGIPYQPGGLIALGFSPDLPDFATIKAGPPDAPLPADAPALVLWAYLYGGVAGDVLRLTIHGPQGAVLAEDIVLERTQAQLFRSVGKRLRQARWPAGEYTGEVILRREDREMDRGTLRMTLP from the coding sequence ATGATCCGCGCGCTGACCGTTTGCCTTCTGGCCCCCGCTTCGGCGGGGGCCTTTGACTTGGCGCTGCCGATTGATTGCCGCTTGGGCGAGACCTGTTTCATCCAGCAATATATGGACCATGATCCCGGCACCGGGGCGCAGGATTTCACCTGCGGCACGCTCAGCTACGATACCCATGAAGGCACCGATTTCGCCCTGCCCTCGCATGCCGCGATGCAGGCCGGGGTCAATGTTCTGGCCGCCGCCGCAGGGCAGGTGCGCGGCATCCGCGACGGGATGCCCGACATTCTGATAAGCGACCCAGCCGCCCCGCCGCTGGAGGGGCGCGACTGCGGCAATGGCGTGGCGATCCGGCACGCCGATGGCTGGGAAACCCAATATTGCCATCTGAAACAAGGCTCTGTTGCCGTGCAGAATGGTCAGACCGTGCTGCCCGGCACCGTGCTGGGCCAGGTGGGCCTGTCGGGGCGCACCGAATTTCCGCATCTGCATGTGACGCTGCGGCGCGATGGAAAAACCGTCGATCCCTTTGCCCCCGAAGGCCGAACGGCATGTGGCCAGGTGGGCGACAGCCTCTGGCAGGAGGGTATCCCCTATCAGCCCGGTGGGCTGATCGCGCTGGGGTTCAGCCCGGACCTGCCGGATTTCGCCACGATCAAGGCCGGGCCGCCGGATGCGCCCCTGCCCGCCGATGCGCCGGCCCTTGTGCTCTGGGCCTATCTCTATGGCGGGGTTGCGGGCGATGTGCTGCGGCTGACGATCCATGGGCCGCAGGGGGCCGTGCTTGCCGAGGATATCGTGCTGGAACGCACGCAGGCGCAACTGTTCAGATCGGTGGGCAAGCGGTTGCGGCAGGCGCGCTGGCCTGCCGGGGAGTATACGGGCGAGGTGATCCTGCGCCGCGAGGACCGCGAGATGGATCGCGGCACCCTGCGCATGACCCTACCGTAG
- a CDS encoding gamma-glutamylcyclotransferase, with product MWVFGYGSLIWHPGFPVAETRVARLHGWHRSFCMRSIHHRGTVADPGLVLALDRAEGAVCDGVAFRVDPGAEAQTLAELRERELVSSAYLETHLNVTTGAETLECLAYVIDPDHDQYCGGLPLEEQAWIIAAAVGGRGPNRDYLFNTAAHLADLGIADADLEWLSARVRELAG from the coding sequence ATGTGGGTATTCGGTTACGGTTCCTTGATCTGGCATCCGGGCTTTCCGGTGGCCGAAACGCGCGTGGCGCGCCTGCACGGCTGGCATCGCAGTTTCTGCATGCGCTCGATCCATCATCGCGGCACGGTGGCCGATCCCGGCCTCGTTCTGGCGCTGGACCGGGCGGAGGGCGCGGTCTGTGACGGCGTGGCCTTCCGCGTGGACCCGGGCGCCGAGGCGCAGACCCTGGCCGAATTGCGCGAGCGCGAGCTGGTTTCCTCGGCCTATCTTGAAACGCATCTGAACGTCACCACCGGGGCAGAGACGCTGGAGTGTCTGGCCTATGTGATCGACCCGGATCACGATCAGTATTGCGGCGGGCTGCCCCTGGAAGAACAGGCGTGGATCATTGCCGCCGCCGTGGGCGGGCGTGGGCCGAACCGTGACTATCTGTTCAATACCGCGGCACATCTGGCCGATCTGGGCATTGCCGATGCCGATCTGGAATGGCTCTCCGCCCGCGTTCGTGAACTGGCCGGGTAA
- a CDS encoding peptidoglycan -binding protein gives MGLSRRGSGRSGDGMIWPGFVDAVTTLLMVLMFVLTIFTVMQSVLRQTITTQGSELDALTAQVSSLADALGLERSRAEGLQLEIGTLRSSLASAQAKGTAQAAEIAALGQQLTAKETALSQADARISGFEAQVASLLAERDAARGEASALEQAQTKLISEQEALQLALAKAREEVDAQSEAARLAAARAEAVEELTAKLRAENARATTELSEAEAGKLVDQAALADLRGKLEASDTELTAMTLALEEQRKRAEETLTLLAAAQGVEGQPADLLATAKALLAEQETQSTEAARRVALLNEQIAALRGQLGGLQALLDAAEMRDVAAKVQLENLGGQLNSALAQVASEQKRRAELEQAERQRLEEEAKTLQKFRSEFFGQLREVLAGREGVRIVGDRFVFSSEVLFNPGSADLAPEGRSQIAGVAATLTEVAGQIPSGIDWIIRVDGHTDDQPLSGEGEFKDNWELSQARALSVVRYMQQSLGFPPNRMAATGFGEWQPVAPGSNATARAQNRRIELKLTER, from the coding sequence ATGGGATTGTCGCGGCGCGGATCAGGGCGGTCGGGCGACGGGATGATCTGGCCCGGCTTCGTGGATGCCGTCACCACGCTGCTGATGGTGCTGATGTTCGTGCTGACCATCTTTACCGTCATGCAATCGGTTTTGCGGCAGACCATCACCACGCAGGGCAGTGAACTGGATGCGCTGACGGCGCAGGTCTCCAGCCTGGCCGATGCGCTTGGGCTGGAACGCAGCCGTGCCGAAGGCTTGCAGCTGGAAATCGGCACCCTGCGCAGCAGCCTTGCCAGCGCACAGGCCAAGGGCACGGCGCAGGCTGCCGAAATTGCCGCGCTGGGGCAGCAGTTGACCGCGAAGGAAACCGCCCTGTCACAGGCGGATGCGCGGATCAGCGGCTTTGAGGCGCAGGTGGCGAGCCTGCTGGCCGAACGCGATGCGGCGCGCGGCGAGGCCAGCGCGCTGGAACAGGCGCAGACCAAGCTGATCTCGGAACAGGAGGCGCTGCAACTGGCGCTGGCCAAGGCCCGCGAGGAAGTCGATGCCCAGAGCGAAGCCGCCCGTCTCGCCGCTGCGCGGGCCGAGGCGGTGGAGGAGCTGACCGCCAAGCTGCGCGCCGAAAACGCCCGGGCAACGACAGAGCTGTCGGAGGCCGAGGCAGGCAAACTGGTGGATCAGGCCGCCCTCGCCGATCTGCGCGGCAAACTGGAAGCCTCGGATACCGAGCTGACCGCGATGACGCTGGCACTGGAGGAACAACGCAAGCGTGCCGAAGAAACCCTGACCCTGCTGGCCGCGGCGCAGGGCGTCGAAGGCCAGCCCGCCGATCTTCTGGCCACGGCCAAGGCGCTTCTGGCCGAACAAGAGACACAATCGACCGAGGCGGCGCGGCGCGTGGCGCTGCTGAATGAACAGATCGCGGCGCTGCGCGGGCAATTGGGCGGCCTTCAGGCCCTGCTCGATGCAGCAGAGATGCGCGATGTCGCGGCCAAGGTGCAGCTGGAAAATCTGGGCGGGCAGCTCAATTCCGCGCTGGCGCAGGTGGCCTCGGAGCAAAAGCGGCGGGCAGAGCTGGAACAGGCCGAACGGCAACGGCTGGAAGAAGAAGCCAAGACGCTGCAAAAATTCCGCTCGGAATTCTTTGGCCAACTGCGTGAGGTTCTGGCGGGCCGCGAAGGCGTGCGCATCGTCGGGGACCGTTTCGTGTTTTCCTCCGAAGTGCTGTTCAACCCCGGCTCGGCGGATCTTGCCCCCGAAGGCCGCTCGCAGATTGCCGGTGTGGCGGCCACGCTGACCGAAGTGGCGGGCCAGATTCCCAGCGGGATCGACTGGATCATCCGCGTCGATGGCCATACCGATGACCAGCCGCTGTCGGGCGAAGGCGAATTCAAGGATAACTGGGAGCTGAGCCAGGCGCGCGCGCTGTCGGTGGTGCGTTACATGCAGCAGAGCCTGGGCTTTCCGCCCAATCGCATGGCGGCAACCGGCTTTGGCGAATGGCAGCCAGTGGCGCCGGGCAGCAATGCCACCGCGCGGGCGCAGAACCGGCGGATCGAGCTGAAGCTAACGGAACGCTGA